A DNA window from Chloroflexota bacterium contains the following coding sequences:
- the nifU gene encoding Fe-S cluster assembly scaffold protein NifU — MYSEKVMDHFMNPRNVGEIKDADGIGEEGNPVCGDMMTFYIKVKDNRLEDVKFQTFGCGAAVAVSSMVSEMAKGKTLEEAVKITPSLVAQELEGLPKNKYHCSNLGAQALRRAIRDYAQKKGITIEGLEEKGEEHEEGEEND; from the coding sequence ATGTATAGTGAAAAGGTAATGGACCATTTTATGAATCCCCGTAATGTCGGCGAGATTAAAGACGCTGATGGCATTGGTGAGGAGGGCAATCCGGTCTGTGGTGATATGATGACGTTTTATATCAAGGTTAAGGATAACCGTCTTGAAGACGTCAAATTTCAGACCTTTGGCTGTGGTGCTGCAGTCGCCGTTTCCAGCATGGTCAGTGAGATGGCAAAGGGAAAGACCCTGGAGGAGGCTGTGAAAATCACTCCAAGCCTGGTAGCTCAGGAATTGGAAGGCTTGCCTAAGAACAAATATCATTGTTCTAACTTGGGAGCTCAAGCCCTAAGAAGAGCAATTCGTGATTACGCCCAGAAGAAGGGAATCACCATCGAAGGTCTAGAAGAGAAAGGAGAAGAGCATGAAGAAGGAGAAGAAAACGACTAA
- a CDS encoding PaaI family thioesterase yields MTEREVINYWKGRCFGCSTTNERGLKLRFWFSEQGCFTKCVIPDYLCGIGGLAHGGIIYLLMDEVCEWTIISRLGRFGVTLEMTIRYLNPTEVNTEIVVEGQIVSHDDRNGVLRATVHSLDGKLLAESQSKWMFPSLSSLAKIGKVDESILREFLANYPQ; encoded by the coding sequence ATGACTGAGCGAGAAGTTATAAACTATTGGAAGGGTCGCTGTTTCGGCTGCTCAACAACGAATGAGCGTGGCTTGAAACTTCGCTTCTGGTTCTCCGAGCAAGGTTGCTTTACCAAGTGTGTGATCCCTGACTACCTATGTGGAATTGGTGGATTGGCTCATGGTGGAATTATTTACCTTCTAATGGACGAGGTGTGTGAGTGGACAATCATCTCTCGCCTGGGGCGGTTTGGAGTCACTCTAGAGATGACAATTCGCTACCTGAACCCGACAGAGGTTAATACCGAAATCGTTGTGGAAGGGCAGATTGTCAGCCATGACGACAGGAATGGTGTCTTACGCGCTACTGTCCATTCTTTAGATGGCAAGCTCCTGGCGGAGAGTCAAAGCAAGTGGATGTTTCCGAGCCTTTCCAGCCTCGCGAAAATCGGAAAAGTGGATGAGTCGATATTGCGTGAATTTCTGGCTAACTACCCTCAGTGA
- the ligA gene encoding NAD-dependent DNA ligase LigA → MAGIAEAKQRINKLRELINHHNYRYYVLDSPEISDAEYDELMRELTRLEETHPELITPDSPTQRVGAAPVEAFGVVEHPQPLLSLANAFSDEELEAWYRRASNLVGGRDTDFVCELKIDGLAVALTYVNGLLEVGATRGDGLRGENITQNLRTVKSIPLSVPKEAPPRFEVRGEVYLPKTGFKKLNEERAKEDLPLFANPRNAAAGSVRQLDPRITAQRPLDIFIYGLGWAEGKAVPETHWEIMQYLKSLGFKVNPNIALCRTIDEVKNYYAKWVKDEEALPYEADGVVVKINSIPFQLELGYVGREPRWAIAYKFPAVQGTTRLLDIGINVGRTGSLNPYAILEPVQVGGVTIKHAALHNEEDIHRKDIRIGDWVVIQRAGEVIPEIVEPIVSRRTGKEKAFHMPKTCPVCGAEVIKPEGEAMHRCTNAACPAQALERIKHFVSRGAMDIEGVGERMSQALFEAGLIKDVGDIYSLNEKREQLLNMEKLAEKSVANILNSIEKSKGRPLPRAIFALGIPNIGDETAELLAEHYTSLDDLARATPEKLQEIPSIGPKIADSIVAFFRQGQNKKIIEKLRKAGVKLEAEKVGTKDLPLAGLEFVITGTLKSSARPEAEARVKALGGKAGSDVTRKTNYLVVGEDPGSKLARAQMLGTKTLTESEFLELLKRSENKLK, encoded by the coding sequence ATGGCTGGCATAGCTGAGGCAAAACAGAGGATAAATAAGCTAAGGGAGCTGATTAACCACCACAACTATCGCTACTACGTGCTGGACAGCCCGGAAATCAGCGATGCTGAGTACGATGAGCTTATGCGTGAGCTTACGCGGCTCGAGGAAACACACCCCGAACTCATCACACCTGACTCGCCCACTCAGCGGGTAGGAGCTGCACCGGTTGAGGCCTTCGGCGTTGTCGAGCATCCTCAGCCCCTGCTCAGCCTGGCAAACGCTTTCTCCGATGAAGAGCTTGAGGCCTGGTACCGACGGGCTTCCAACCTTGTGGGCGGTCGCGACACCGACTTCGTCTGCGAGCTTAAAATCGATGGCCTGGCGGTAGCCCTGACCTACGTTAACGGCCTGCTTGAGGTCGGCGCCACCCGTGGCGATGGCCTCCGCGGCGAGAACATCACTCAAAACCTGAGAACTGTAAAGAGCATACCACTCTCCGTGCCTAAGGAAGCACCACCACGGTTTGAGGTCAGGGGCGAGGTCTATCTGCCCAAAACTGGCTTCAAGAAGCTGAACGAGGAGCGAGCTAAGGAGGACCTGCCTCTCTTTGCCAATCCTAGAAACGCCGCCGCCGGCTCGGTAAGGCAGCTAGACCCCAGGATTACGGCTCAGCGGCCTTTGGATATTTTCATCTACGGCTTGGGCTGGGCTGAAGGCAAGGCAGTCCCGGAAACTCACTGGGAAATCATGCAATACCTGAAGTCGCTGGGCTTCAAAGTAAATCCCAATATCGCCCTCTGCCGTACCATCGATGAAGTGAAGAACTACTACGCAAAGTGGGTTAAGGATGAAGAGGCACTACCTTATGAGGCCGATGGTGTGGTGGTGAAGATAAACTCCATTCCCTTCCAGCTTGAGCTGGGATACGTGGGACGCGAGCCGAGATGGGCCATCGCCTACAAATTCCCTGCCGTTCAAGGCACCACTCGCCTTCTGGACATCGGCATAAATGTGGGGCGGACGGGCAGCCTTAACCCCTATGCCATACTGGAGCCTGTCCAAGTAGGCGGAGTAACCATCAAGCACGCCGCACTTCACAATGAAGAGGACATCCATCGCAAGGACATCCGCATCGGCGATTGGGTCGTCATACAGCGGGCCGGCGAGGTGATACCCGAGATAGTCGAGCCAATCGTCAGCCGCCGCACCGGCAAGGAAAAGGCTTTCCACATGCCCAAGACCTGCCCGGTATGTGGCGCTGAGGTCATAAAACCTGAGGGCGAGGCCATGCACCGCTGCACCAACGCCGCCTGTCCCGCCCAAGCGCTGGAGAGAATCAAGCACTTCGTCAGTCGCGGCGCTATGGACATTGAAGGCGTCGGTGAGAGAATGTCCCAGGCGCTGTTCGAAGCCGGGCTGATAAAAGATGTCGGCGACATTTATAGTCTCAACGAGAAAAGGGAACAGCTACTCAACATGGAAAAGCTGGCAGAAAAAAGCGTCGCCAACATACTCAACTCCATTGAAAAGAGCAAAGGCCGACCTCTGCCGCGGGCCATCTTCGCCTTAGGCATACCCAATATCGGAGATGAGACGGCTGAGCTGCTGGCTGAGCATTATACCAGCCTTGATGACTTAGCCCGGGCGACGCCGGAAAAACTCCAGGAAATTCCCTCCATCGGCCCCAAAATTGCCGACAGCATAGTAGCTTTCTTCCGCCAGGGACAGAATAAAAAAATCATTGAGAAGCTGAGAAAGGCCGGCGTAAAGCTGGAGGCGGAAAAAGTTGGGACTAAGGACTTGCCACTGGCAGGGCTCGAGTTCGTCATCACCGGCACGCTGAAATCCTCGGCCCGCCCGGAAGCCGAAGCCAGGGTCAAAGCTCTGGGTGGCAAAGCTGGCTCCGATGTCACCAGAAAAACCAACTACCTGGTGGTCGGCGAGGACCCCGGCTCTAAGCTGGCACGAGCCCAGATGCTGGGCACAAAAACGCTCACCGAGTCCGAGTTCCTGGAGCTTTTGAAAAGGTCGGAAAACAAACTAAAATAA
- a CDS encoding sulfurtransferase TusA family protein: MKADETLDCVGLYCPMPIAQTAKKMKELKSGQVLEVLADDKGIKEDMPNWCKTTGNEFLGIEEDKGIYKVFVRKS; encoded by the coding sequence ATGAAAGCTGATGAAACTTTAGATTGCGTCGGACTTTATTGTCCAATGCCTATCGCCCAAACTGCCAAAAAGATGAAGGAGTTAAAATCTGGGCAGGTGTTGGAAGTCCTAGCCGATGACAAGGGTATAAAAGAGGATATGCCAAACTGGTGCAAGACGACAGGCAATGAATTCCTGGGCATAGAGGAAGATAAAGGGATATACAAAGTATTTGTAAGAAAATCATGA
- a CDS encoding transcriptional repressor yields MRRTKQKEAIIEVLRGTNSHPTADWLYNEVKKEIPNISLGTVYRNLRLLCQSGEISELDICGTVSRFDARQDNHYHFRCEKCGQVFDVDEPVNKEINGSIARKTGFMVVYHKLEFRGVCRECQDS; encoded by the coding sequence ATGAGGAGAACTAAACAGAAAGAGGCTATTATCGAGGTGTTGAGGGGTACGAACTCTCATCCCACGGCTGATTGGTTATATAACGAGGTGAAGAAGGAGATACCTAACATCAGCTTGGGGACAGTATATCGTAATCTCAGATTGCTATGCCAGAGCGGGGAGATATCAGAGCTGGACATTTGCGGTACTGTGAGCCGGTTCGATGCCAGACAAGATAACCATTATCATTTCAGATGTGAGAAGTGCGGCCAGGTGTTTGATGTCGATGAGCCGGTGAACAAAGAGATTAATGGCAGTATAGCCCGGAAAACAGGCTTCATGGTTGTATACCATAAGCTTGAGTTTCGTGGAGTATGCCGGGAGTGCCAGGATAGTTGA
- a CDS encoding zinc-ribbon domain-containing protein has protein sequence MVETFLCPKCGEENLMSYRFCAACGTQLAPGVQQPEKACAKCGSQNLLSYKYCGTCGVKLGNCCPNCGADVPADSRYCPNCAYLCGEGRYNAE, from the coding sequence ATGGTAGAAACGTTCCTCTGCCCTAAGTGTGGAGAGGAGAATCTTATGAGCTATCGGTTTTGTGCGGCTTGTGGGACGCAGCTGGCTCCAGGGGTGCAGCAGCCGGAAAAGGCCTGCGCAAAATGCGGTTCACAAAATCTCCTAAGTTATAAATACTGCGGCACTTGCGGTGTGAAGTTAGGCAATTGTTGCCCTAATTGCGGAGCCGATGTTCCCGCCGACTCGAGATACTGTCCGAATTGTGCTTATCTTTGTGGCGAAGGGCGATATAATGCGGAGTAG
- a CDS encoding NrdH-redoxin translates to MAKEVKVYSTTTUSWCIKVKQLLDENKVIYKNLDVARDKVAREEMLNKTGQFAVPVIDIDGEISVGYDEKWLKQKLNL, encoded by the coding sequence ATGGCAAAAGAGGTTAAAGTCTATTCTACCACTACCTGATCCTGGTGCATCAAAGTCAAGCAGTTGCTGGACGAAAACAAAGTTATTTATAAGAATCTTGATGTTGCCAGAGATAAGGTTGCTCGTGAGGAGATGCTCAACAAGACAGGGCAATTTGCTGTGCCCGTCATTGACATCGATGGTGAGATTTCCGTTGGCTATGACGAAAAATGGCTGAAGCAGAAGCTGAACCTTTAG
- a CDS encoding cyclase family protein, giving the protein MVRIIDLSVPTEDSPSEPLPVKVTHEPHQQAVGLMKMFFGCTEQDLPQGLGWANDSVTLGAHAGTHVDAPWHYFPTSEGKRARTIDEMPLEWFYHDGAVLDMRHKPRGSGITVDDLKAALKKISYKIKPWDIVMIQTGADKLWGKAEYFEAGCGMTTESTLWLIEQGVRVMGIDAWGWDRPFWAIKEEFAKTGDKSVLWGAHFVGKDNEYCHIEKLANLDKLSKPFGFKVACFPVKLTGGSAGWARVVAILEG; this is encoded by the coding sequence ATGGTGAGGATAATAGATTTGAGCGTTCCCACGGAAGATAGTCCCAGCGAGCCGTTGCCGGTGAAGGTAACTCATGAGCCTCATCAGCAGGCTGTCGGTTTGATGAAGATGTTCTTCGGCTGCACCGAGCAGGACTTACCACAAGGGTTGGGTTGGGCTAATGACAGCGTAACGCTGGGGGCACATGCCGGGACTCACGTTGACGCTCCATGGCATTACTTCCCCACTTCTGAAGGAAAGAGAGCCAGGACTATCGATGAGATGCCCTTAGAGTGGTTCTATCATGATGGCGCGGTGCTGGATATGAGGCATAAGCCTCGTGGCTCCGGCATAACAGTGGACGACCTTAAAGCAGCCTTGAAGAAGATTAGCTACAAGATTAAGCCCTGGGACATTGTGATGATACAGACCGGTGCTGACAAATTATGGGGGAAAGCGGAGTATTTTGAGGCTGGCTGCGGTATGACCACGGAGTCCACCCTTTGGTTAATAGAGCAGGGCGTTAGGGTTATGGGAATCGATGCCTGGGGGTGGGATAGACCGTTCTGGGCAATAAAAGAGGAGTTTGCCAAAACTGGTGACAAAAGCGTGCTGTGGGGTGCCCACTTCGTTGGCAAAGACAACGAATATTGCCATATAGAGAAGCTGGCAAATTTAGACAAGCTGTCCAAGCCGTTCGGCTTCAAAGTGGCTTGTTTCCCGGTGAAGCTCACCGGCGGCAGCGCCGGCTGGGCTCGTGTTGTCGCCATACTTGAGGGCTGA
- a CDS encoding aminoacyl-tRNA hydrolase has translation MNLIVGLGNPGKAYAHNRHNIGFRCLNHLAKLHSIPVKQHQCLSQTGSGKIAGFKVLLAKPKTFVNLSGEAVGRLMRKYKIQLDNLIVICDDLDLPLGKLRLRAGGSTGGHKGINSIISVLGSEDFPRIKVGIGRPTTEDGTAITDEDIIVGYVLSDFTPREDDIVKPAIAKVAKAIECILTEGITAAMNKFN, from the coding sequence ATGAATCTAATTGTAGGACTAGGCAACCCGGGCAAAGCATATGCCCACAACCGCCACAATATCGGCTTCCGCTGCCTGAACCACCTAGCCAAGCTCCACTCCATCCCCGTGAAGCAGCACCAATGCCTGTCCCAAACCGGCAGCGGTAAAATAGCCGGCTTTAAAGTGCTTCTGGCTAAACCCAAGACTTTTGTCAATCTCAGCGGCGAGGCGGTTGGACGGCTGATGCGCAAATATAAAATCCAGCTAGATAACCTGATTGTAATCTGCGACGACCTCGATTTGCCTCTGGGCAAGCTCCGCCTCCGCGCCGGTGGCAGCACTGGAGGCCACAAAGGAATAAACTCAATAATCTCGGTCCTGGGGAGCGAAGACTTCCCCCGCATTAAGGTAGGCATTGGCCGCCCGACCACAGAGGACGGGACAGCCATCACCGACGAGGATATTATAGTTGGCTACGTGCTCAGCGACTTCACCCCACGGGAAGATGATATAGTCAAGCCAGCTATTGCCAAAGTCGCCAAGGCTATCGAGTGTATCTTAACTGAAGGCATAACCGCCGCCATGAACAAATTCAACTAA
- a CDS encoding FAD-dependent oxidoreductase, with protein sequence MAGTLHPKEEKKMSAKISNNYDVIVVGCGIAGSVVGAILSNMEHKKVLILEASSQIGGRATSFRGEGIIDADEFRKTLALSAHSWVSDRTEPDLPTLIKKKMLNGYVLEAGGRGAWYTNRGRVSHALALFNKASIFYPNVGFVWYDHDWKPYIVGRREKYGWMSDEDYAEMVKVHKRKFLVRTIAEAEKLDHVTLKDWVEGITESELAQEFHYAMGTFQTIINDPALNAAGENLKVFLQVQETGVHITNGSWAFAGAPGHRFITEGFAAVVKDAEGDIVTNARVKEVIIHNGKAAGVVAEIDGKIMEIKSPVVVCTAPPKALLKILHESLLPADFVRLTKKIIHTSMVAGQFGMTKPINTFCELEVDPRSFYHTSMLIPESEGLFRGNVPLDIVAMSAIAPTSAPEGKHLLGMASSILDTEAHDKKKVDIVIDRMLKFADTVFSGWRKSLEFMLFAVGDTCILWRHPEDEWVDVKCPTVEGLYFAGDTYGKRLNEGGIEGAAHSGFICASAIAGKDYLQLLPPVFR encoded by the coding sequence ATGGCAGGTACCCTTCATCCAAAAGAGGAGAAAAAAATGTCTGCGAAAATCTCCAACAATTATGATGTCATAGTAGTTGGCTGCGGGATAGCCGGGTCGGTTGTCGGTGCCATATTATCAAATATGGAACATAAGAAGGTTCTCATTCTTGAGGCTTCGTCGCAGATTGGGGGGCGTGCTACATCATTCCGCGGAGAAGGTATTATAGATGCCGACGAGTTCCGTAAAACGCTGGCGCTGTCTGCTCACTCCTGGGTTAGTGATAGGACTGAGCCTGATCTGCCCACGCTGATAAAGAAGAAGATGCTTAATGGATATGTCCTCGAAGCTGGTGGCAGGGGCGCCTGGTACACCAACCGGGGACGTGTAAGCCATGCCCTGGCACTGTTTAATAAGGCTTCGATTTTCTATCCCAACGTAGGCTTTGTGTGGTATGACCATGACTGGAAGCCTTACATCGTGGGCAGGAGAGAGAAGTATGGCTGGATGAGCGATGAAGATTACGCTGAGATGGTGAAGGTCCATAAGCGCAAGTTCCTGGTACGTACCATAGCTGAAGCTGAAAAACTCGACCATGTGACCTTGAAAGATTGGGTGGAAGGGATAACTGAAAGCGAACTGGCACAAGAATTCCACTATGCCATGGGGACTTTCCAGACAATCATTAATGACCCGGCGCTAAACGCTGCTGGAGAGAATTTGAAGGTATTTTTACAAGTCCAGGAAACTGGTGTGCATATTACCAATGGTTCCTGGGCTTTCGCCGGGGCACCCGGGCACCGTTTCATTACCGAGGGTTTTGCTGCCGTGGTCAAAGACGCTGAAGGCGACATAGTTACAAATGCTAGGGTCAAAGAGGTTATCATCCATAATGGAAAAGCGGCTGGCGTTGTGGCTGAAATTGATGGTAAAATCATGGAAATAAAATCCCCCGTGGTAGTCTGCACTGCCCCGCCAAAGGCATTGCTGAAAATCTTGCACGAGAGCCTGCTACCAGCGGATTTTGTTAGATTAACTAAAAAGATAATACATACTTCTATGGTTGCCGGCCAGTTCGGCATGACTAAACCGATTAATACTTTCTGTGAGCTTGAGGTAGACCCCAGGTCTTTTTACCATACCTCGATGTTGATTCCCGAGAGCGAAGGGCTGTTCCGGGGCAATGTTCCACTTGACATAGTGGCTATGTCTGCAATTGCACCCACAAGTGCCCCCGAAGGCAAGCATCTGCTGGGTATGGCCAGCAGTATCCTGGATACCGAAGCCCATGATAAGAAGAAAGTGGATATAGTGATTGACAGGATGTTGAAGTTTGCGGATACTGTATTTTCGGGCTGGCGAAAATCGCTGGAGTTCATGTTGTTTGCCGTTGGAGATACCTGCATACTGTGGCGGCACCCAGAAGATGAGTGGGTGGATGTGAAATGCCCCACCGTCGAAGGGCTGTATTTTGCCGGGGATACATACGGCAAACGTCTTAACGAAGGGGGCATCGAGGGCGCTGCCCACTCCGGGTTTATCTGTGCCAGCGCCATAGCCGGCAAGGACTACCTGCAGCTACTGCCGCCGGTCTTCCGTTGA
- a CDS encoding peptidylprolyl isomerase, whose protein sequence is MTGCNAAQAKNGDTVQVHYTLKLADGTVSQSSIGSEPLEFTLGAGQMIPGFEKAVLGMKVGEKKTVIIPSDEAYGPYRDDMMLEVSRKELPSGITPEVGQRLGMRRPDGGTSLVTIISVSDNTVTLDTNHPLAGRDLTFEIELVKIQ, encoded by the coding sequence ATGACAGGATGTAATGCAGCCCAAGCCAAGAATGGCGATACCGTTCAAGTGCACTATACTTTAAAACTGGCAGACGGAACCGTATCTCAGTCATCAATTGGGAGTGAACCTTTGGAGTTTACTTTGGGTGCAGGTCAGATGATTCCTGGGTTTGAAAAAGCTGTTCTGGGTATGAAAGTTGGTGAAAAGAAAACCGTTATCATCCCATCAGATGAGGCCTACGGACCATATCGTGATGACATGATGCTGGAAGTATCCCGAAAAGAACTTCCCAGTGGCATAACTCCGGAGGTTGGCCAGAGATTGGGGATGAGGCGACCGGATGGTGGAACAAGCCTGGTCACTATTATCAGTGTCTCTGACAACACGGTCACTTTAGATACCAACCATCCTCTTGCCGGGAGAGACCTGACTTTTGAAATTGAGCTGGTAAAAATACAGTAA
- a CDS encoding flavodoxin family protein, with protein sequence MKILAIVGSPRPGGNTSYLVDQALKEAATHGFETEKIILTKYRVSPCDGHENCASFSACKHDDDAPMILDKFISADGIILGSPVYYYNMTAQMKAFVDRNYFLYTHEISPKMFCAGLIVIGGGAGLEHTVRALRRFVKLSADIPDDRIVTVTGYASKPGEVKSSPSLIEEARKLGGRLAEILTSAHSPKSV encoded by the coding sequence ATGAAGATTCTGGCTATTGTTGGCAGTCCCAGACCTGGAGGGAATACCAGCTACCTTGTTGACCAGGCGCTCAAGGAAGCAGCCACCCACGGTTTTGAGACGGAGAAGATTATTTTGACTAAATATCGAGTAAGCCCCTGCGATGGGCATGAGAACTGTGCTTCGTTTTCAGCTTGCAAGCATGATGACGATGCCCCTATGATTCTGGATAAATTTATTAGCGCAGATGGAATCATTCTGGGCAGTCCGGTCTATTACTATAATATGACGGCTCAAATGAAAGCCTTTGTCGACCGAAACTATTTCCTCTACACCCACGAAATTTCCCCTAAAATGTTTTGTGCTGGTTTGATTGTAATTGGTGGTGGGGCTGGTCTGGAGCATACCGTCAGGGCATTGAGACGGTTCGTGAAGCTATCCGCCGATATTCCCGATGATAGGATAGTAACGGTCACCGGGTACGCCAGCAAACCTGGCGAAGTAAAAAGTAGCCCGTCCTTAATCGAGGAAGCGCGAAAGCTGGGCGGGCGGCTGGCGGAGATATTGACCTCGGCCCACAGCCCGAAATCAGTATAG
- a CDS encoding cysteine desulfurase, translating into MGNAKPERRVYLDYVATTPVLPDVLEAMLPYFRDVYGNPQSLHYWGDAAREAMEKAREQVAVLIGSSPEEIIFTSSGSEANNVAIKGLAQGQSGKGKHIIVSAVEHFSVLHAARTLEKAGFELTVVPVDKYGFVDPDEIAKNIRKDTILVSVMHANGEVGTIQPIAEIGKIAKEAEVLFHTDAVASAGNIPVDVDKLGVDALSLAGNEFYGPKGSAALWVRKKVRLMPLMDGGVQEGGRRPGTENVPAIVGMGEAAELAVKDMPSRTGKFSQLRDRLINGLLSAIDHTILTGHPTQRLPHHASFCIEFIEGEAMLLMLNSQGIAVSSGSACTSRALKASHVLIAMGIPHEIAQGSLLFSLGVDNNEADIDYVLEKLPPIVDRLRQMSPLYAKFVKEKRG; encoded by the coding sequence ATGGGAAATGCAAAGCCTGAAAGAAGAGTTTATCTAGATTATGTCGCTACTACACCGGTATTGCCTGATGTGTTGGAGGCGATGTTGCCTTATTTTCGAGATGTCTATGGGAATCCACAATCGCTTCACTACTGGGGTGATGCAGCCAGGGAAGCGATGGAAAAAGCTCGAGAGCAGGTTGCTGTCCTTATCGGCAGCAGTCCTGAAGAGATAATCTTCACCTCTAGCGGCAGCGAAGCGAATAATGTGGCAATCAAAGGGCTGGCTCAAGGTCAGAGCGGAAAGGGAAAGCATATAATTGTTTCTGCGGTTGAGCATTTTTCGGTGCTGCACGCCGCCAGAACTTTAGAGAAGGCTGGTTTTGAGCTTACTGTGGTGCCGGTAGATAAATACGGGTTTGTTGATCCCGATGAGATAGCCAAGAATATCAGGAAGGACACGATATTGGTATCCGTTATGCATGCCAATGGAGAGGTGGGCACAATCCAGCCCATCGCTGAGATAGGTAAGATAGCCAAAGAGGCTGAAGTGCTCTTCCACACCGATGCCGTCGCCAGCGCAGGCAATATACCGGTGGATGTAGATAAACTGGGCGTGGATGCCTTAAGTCTGGCAGGGAACGAATTTTATGGCCCCAAGGGCTCAGCTGCCTTGTGGGTACGCAAGAAGGTTCGTCTTATGCCATTAATGGATGGAGGGGTGCAGGAAGGTGGACGTAGGCCAGGCACGGAAAATGTGCCAGCTATTGTCGGTATGGGCGAAGCTGCTGAGTTAGCTGTTAAAGACATGCCATCGCGGACGGGGAAGTTTTCTCAGCTCAGAGACAGGTTAATCAACGGTCTACTGAGTGCAATTGACCATACCATTCTTACCGGGCACCCGACCCAGCGCCTTCCCCACCACGCCAGCTTTTGCATTGAGTTTATTGAAGGTGAAGCCATGCTGCTAATGCTAAACAGCCAGGGAATCGCTGTCTCCAGTGGCTCAGCCTGCACCTCTCGGGCTTTGAAGGCTTCCCATGTCCTTATTGCCATGGGCATTCCACATGAAATTGCTCAGGGCTCTTTGCTTTTTAGTCTGGGGGTGGACAATAATGAGGCGGACATAGATTATGTGCTTGAGAAATTGCCACCTATCGTGGATAGGTTGAGGCAAATGTCGCCGTTGTATGCCAAATTCGTGAAAGAAAAGAGGGGGTGA
- a CDS encoding FAD-binding protein: MYDLMIIGGGPAGMTAAVYAARKRLNALLLSKDLGGQVNWTLGIENYMGYQIIEGPELIKKFEEQVKQFPIDIKTGEGVSSLSRTSGGFEAKTDSGETYQAKAAIIVTGKRPRPLNVPGEEKLRGRGVTYCATCDGPLFADMKVAVIGGGNSALEAVDDMVKIAEHVYLVSLTQLTGDQILIDRVKSAVNLTMFLEHEVVEITGEKLVDGIRVRDLKTKQERELQVSGVFIEIGLIPNSDLVKNVVTLNRHGEIEVNCNNETNVPGLFAAGDVTSVPEKQIVVAAGEGAKAALQAHRYLQRLG; the protein is encoded by the coding sequence ATGTACGACTTGATGATTATCGGTGGTGGTCCTGCCGGCATGACAGCAGCCGTCTATGCGGCACGAAAGAGGCTGAATGCCCTGTTGCTTAGCAAGGACCTGGGGGGCCAGGTCAACTGGACATTGGGTATAGAAAACTATATGGGCTACCAGATCATCGAAGGTCCGGAGCTGATAAAGAAGTTTGAGGAGCAGGTAAAGCAGTTTCCCATAGATATAAAAACCGGGGAAGGTGTCAGCAGTTTATCCCGAACAAGCGGCGGCTTTGAGGCTAAGACCGATAGCGGTGAGACCTATCAGGCTAAGGCAGCTATAATTGTAACCGGCAAACGTCCCCGCCCCTTAAACGTCCCGGGCGAAGAAAAACTCAGGGGCAGAGGGGTTACTTACTGTGCTACCTGTGATGGTCCCCTGTTTGCTGATATGAAGGTGGCTGTCATCGGCGGTGGCAATTCAGCCCTGGAGGCCGTTGATGACATGGTCAAAATCGCTGAGCATGTCTATCTGGTATCATTGACTCAACTCACCGGTGACCAGATATTAATTGACAGAGTAAAGAGCGCCGTGAACCTGACGATGTTTTTGGAGCATGAAGTTGTGGAGATAACCGGAGAAAAACTTGTGGACGGGATAAGAGTAAGGGATTTGAAAACGAAACAGGAAAGGGAGCTTCAGGTTAGTGGTGTCTTTATTGAAATCGGTCTTATCCCCAATTCGGATTTGGTGAAGAATGTAGTTACGCTTAACCGCCATGGGGAAATCGAAGTTAATTGTAATAATGAGACCAATGTACCGGGGCTTTTCGCTGCTGGCGATGTCACCAGCGTCCCGGAAAAGCAAATAGTGGTGGCTGCTGGTGAGGGGGCTAAAGCAGCCCTTCAAGCCCATCGTTATCTGCAGAGGCTGGGCTGA